The genomic region TCATTGAACAGCTTGAAGTGATCGACGTCGAGCATGACGATTCCCATACACTCGCCCTTCCGCTCCGCCCGTCGCAACTCACGCTCGAACGTCTCTTCCAGGTAACGTCTGTTGAACAGCCCCGTCAGCGGATCCCGAATCGACTGCTGCCTCAAGGTCTCCCGCAGACGCAAGTTGACCATGGCGAGCGCGACCGACTCTGCTACCGTCTGAGCCAGACGCACCTGACGTTTCGAGAATGCAGATTCGCCTCCTTCAAGGTACAGGAGGCCGACCGTTTCCCCCTGTGCCAGCATCGGGACACACAGCGTCGCTCCCATGGCCTGATGGTGCTTGCAGCTCAGTGCGCTGCCCGCTGAAGCGAACAGCCGCCCCCGTCTCAACCCCCAGCATTCTTCGGGTCCAAACAGGAAGGTGCTCGAGGACTCGCCATTCCAGGACACCAGCTCCTCAAGGCCATTTTTTGAAGCGCCGTACGCATAGAGCTTCCCCGGTATGTCGGGGAACAGCTGGGCGACATGCTGGGCAACCACCTGCTCGACTTCGTGGAAGCTGAAGCACGCCTGCAACATCTCGCTCATCTCGCTGAGTACCCCAGCTTCGCCGTTGAGCTGCTCGAGTTCCTCAACCTGGACCTGGAGCTCTTGGCTGAGCCGCTGAAGGTCGGTGGTCCGCTCCTCAACGCGGCGTTCCAAGTCGTCGCGCGCCGCCCGCAATTCTTCCTCTGCCTGCTTGATGTCCGAGATGTCCTCGACCACCGCGATGAAGTACTGCGCTTCACCCTCTTCGCTGCACCTCAGCGAGCCGGTGACATTCACCCAGACCAGCCCCCCATCTTTACGGTAGTAGCGCTTTTGCATCGAGTAGGTGCGGATCGTGCCTGCCCGGAGCTGATCAGCGTAGCCCAGGTCCTCTTCCAAGTCCTGCTCGTATGTCATCTCCGGGAACGACAGGGCAAGCAACTCGTCGCGCGAGTACCCGACGATGTCACACAGCCTCCCGTTCACTTCCAGCCACCGACCATCCAGGCCTACGTGCGCGATCCCGACTGCCGCCTGATCGAACGTGGTCCTAAAACGCGCTTCGCTCTCGAGCAGCGTCTGTTCTGTCTGGAGCCGTTCGGTGATGTCCCGGATCACCGAGGTCAGCAGCCGCTGCCCCCGGACGACGACCTCCGAGGTGGTTTCTTCGACCGGGAAGACCGTTCCGTCTGCCCGCTCGGCGTGCATCCGCTGCCCGTCCGTTTCGATCACACTGGACGCGGCCAGCCGTAAGTCTGATTGCAGAGAAGGGCGGAAGTGCTCCAGGGACTGCCCCAGCGCCGCAGATGCGTCCAGCCTGAACATTTGCTCGGCGGCCGCATTGAACACCACGATCGAGCCCTGCTCATCGGAGGTGATGATTGCGTCGGTCACGGTGTCGATGATGCCCGCGAGTCGCGCCTCTCCATCCTGGGCGGCCGAGAACAGTTGGACATTCTCGATAGTGCCTGCAGCACGCCTGGCCAGTTCTTCGGCCAGTTCCAGGTCCTCGGGTACATATGGCTTCTCGGCATTCGACGAGGCCAAAGCCATCGCGCCAATCACCCGGCCACGGGTAGTGAGCGGAACAGTTATCAGCGACTCCAGTCTCATGGCACGTAAAATCTCGCGTTTACTGACGTCCGGGATAGCGTCAATCACGGTCCCCACTCCGGCCCCCACCAGAGAAGAACGCCCGGTCCGGTAGACCTGCGCGACGCCGTGCGGATCTTGCATGTTCAACGGGTAGTGGTCCATCAGGGCGTTCAGGAGAGGCAGTTGGCCAGGATCGCGGTGAACGGCGGTCGTCAGCTGTAGTTGACCAGTCTCGTCCGCCAGGAAAATGGTGGCCCAATCAGCCACGTTCTCGACCGCTAGCTGACCCAGGTGCTGAAGGGCATCATGGATGTTCAAGGAGGAGGACAGCAGAGCACTCGCCGCTGCCAGGAAAGCCAGACGCTCACGAGATTCTTCAATCACCGCCCTGCCCCGTACGCGGTCCAGCGCCTGGGCACACTGCAGCGCAAATGCCAGCACAAACTCCTGCGCCTGGGAGCCGAACGTCTGCTCCGTCTGGAAACTCAGGACCAGAACGCCTAGCGCCCGCCCTTCCACCAGCAGCGGCAGAGACGCCAGACTCCGCGTCTGTGCCGAGCGAAGCTCCGCACGCCCGGCATACCGCTGATCGAGCGCTTTACCATGCAGGAACGCCGGCTCTCCTGTCCGCACGGCTTCGCAGGGTGGGTAGTGCTCAGCCAGCGGAACAGATTTCGCGTTCGCCCGCAGGGTTTCGGGATAGCCGATGTCACCCGTCAGGTCCAGGTTCTCCCCGGTCAGATTCAGCTCGAATACGGCGCCCAGATATGCGCCCATCGTCGAGACGGCCTGCGACAGCGTGACCTCGATCACTTCGCTCGGAGTGGCACACTTCGCCAGGGCCGCACTGAGCTGCTGTAATTGCATCATCCGGTTGACTTCCGTGGTGTCTTTGACGTG from Deinococcus aerolatus harbors:
- a CDS encoding diguanylate cyclase; the encoded protein is MTSFTPVLPPRTLETLLVSMPSALFVLDAAGRVIYANALAAGLVRRNPEAVLGCDIAQEFGHLLSAHWDQACQTACSEQRTVEYELHNVALAVWFRLFLTPIEDNLVVHVKDTTEVNRMMQLQQLSAALAKCATPSEVIEVTLSQAVSTMGAYLGAVFELNLTGENLDLTGDIGYPETLRANAKSVPLAEHYPPCEAVRTGEPAFLHGKALDQRYAGRAELRSAQTRSLASLPLLVEGRALGVLVLSFQTEQTFGSQAQEFVLAFALQCAQALDRVRGRAVIEESRERLAFLAAASALLSSSLNIHDALQHLGQLAVENVADWATIFLADETGQLQLTTAVHRDPGQLPLLNALMDHYPLNMQDPHGVAQVYRTGRSSLVGAGVGTVIDAIPDVSKREILRAMRLESLITVPLTTRGRVIGAMALASSNAEKPYVPEDLELAEELARRAAGTIENVQLFSAAQDGEARLAGIIDTVTDAIITSDEQGSIVVFNAAAEQMFRLDASAALGQSLEHFRPSLQSDLRLAASSVIETDGQRMHAERADGTVFPVEETTSEVVVRGQRLLTSVIRDITERLQTEQTLLESEARFRTTFDQAAVGIAHVGLDGRWLEVNGRLCDIVGYSRDELLALSFPEMTYEQDLEEDLGYADQLRAGTIRTYSMQKRYYRKDGGLVWVNVTGSLRCSEEGEAQYFIAVVEDISDIKQAEEELRAARDDLERRVEERTTDLQRLSQELQVQVEELEQLNGEAGVLSEMSEMLQACFSFHEVEQVVAQHVAQLFPDIPGKLYAYGASKNGLEELVSWNGESSSTFLFGPEECWGLRRGRLFASAGSALSCKHHQAMGATLCVPMLAQGETVGLLYLEGGESAFSKRQVRLAQTVAESVALAMVNLRLRETLRQQSIRDPLTGLFNRRYLEETFERELRRAERKGECMGIVMLDVDHFKLFNDTHGHEVGDVLLKALGGVLKESVRAEDVACRYGGEEFTLLLTGATQQQTFARAEQVREAITNLKIMNRGDVLEGVSASMGVATFPQHGRELAGLVRAADLALYRAKHEGRNRVINAENATDLPARAGLHDEAPQQGDA